In one Ictalurus furcatus strain D&B chromosome 10, Billie_1.0, whole genome shotgun sequence genomic region, the following are encoded:
- the cdc6 gene encoding cell division control protein 6 homolog, giving the protein MPNTRSQRQPTLQFPKRKSSRVSSQPKKSPQPDSEHVLDPRTIPLSPRNTGLGVRNVPLSPVKAVADARIFPLSPRKTNVVDTCAVPLSPRHHVLHSIPPSERLPLSPRKRTGDENGCNLPASLQGSPPKQSRPSLGSPSKLSFNENTPVVTSPLRPTSSLICSTPKCLKEPTKAESDAAEVVSIPVAKKSQYQCVKQALHTAVPERLLSRETERGVIVSFLEKHAMSGKPSSLYISGAPGTGKTACLNCVLQEHKAFLKGVQTVVINCMTLRSSHSIFPLLAEKLGTSRGHSDGKLEKLLTSSGPTVLLVLDEMDQLDSKAQDVLYTIFEWPYLPKSRLCLIGVANALDLTDRILPRLQAKPHCRPQLLHFPPYSRQELSAIVQDRLAQVSGEGVLDAAAVQFCARKVSAVSGDARKALDICRRAVEMVESNNRPKTSSESTNTTTNTNTKAARVSVPQVARVLSEVYGDRMASSVGEEGESFPLQQKLLVCCLLLLTRSGKSREIQLGKLCETYSKLCQQRQVSGVGQGECLSLCSLLESRGIFSLKKAKEARLTKISLKIEEKDVENALKDRALLGSILAGGLP; this is encoded by the exons ATGCCCAACACTCGCTCTCAGAGACAGCCAACTCTCCAGTTCCCCAAGCGCAAGTCCTCCAGGGTCTCTTCCCAACCCAAAAAATCACCTCAGCCTGACTCGGAGCATGTCCTGGACCCCCGAACTATCCCGCTGTCTCCCAGAAACACCGGCTTGGGTGTCAGAAATGTCCCACTTTCTCCCGTGAAGGCAGTTGCGGACGCCCGGATCTTCCCTCTTTCTCCCAGGAAAACGAATGTTGTAGACACCTGTGCCGTTCCCCTGTCCCCACGACACCACGTCCTCCACAGCATCCCTCCATCTGAGAGACTCCCTCTGAGCCCCAGGAAGCGCACAG GCGATGAGAACGGATGCAACCTGCCAGCGTCTCTTCAGGGTTCTCCACCCAAGCAGAGCCGTCCCTCACTAGGCTCTCCTAGCAAGCTGTCCTTTAACGAGAACACGCCTGTCGTCACGTCTCCTCTTCGGCCTACCTCGTCCTTGATTTGCTCTACTCCAAAATGTTTGAAGGAGCCCACCAAAGCTGAATCCGATGCAGCGGAGGTGGTGTCCATCCCTGTTGCAAAAA AATCGCAGTACCAGTGTGTGAAACAGGCTCTTCACACGGCCGTGCCTGAGCGACTGCTCTCTCGAGAGACCGAGCGAGGCGTTATCGTCTCCTTCCTGGAGAAACACGCGATGTCCGGCAAGCCGTCCAGCCTGTACATCTCTGGAGCTCCTGGAACGGGGAAGACGGCCTGCTTGAACTGCGTGCTTCAAGAACACAAG gCTTTCCTAAAAGGAGTGCAGACTGTGGTGATTAATTGCATGACACTGCGTAGCTCCCATTCGATCTTCCCACTTCTGGCTGAAAAACTGGGAACGTCCAGAGGCCACAGTGATGGCAAGCTCGAGAAACTGCTGACCAGTTCAGGCCCCACTGT TCTGTTGGTACTGGATGAGATGGATCAGCTGGACAGCAAGGCCCAAGATGTTCTCTATACCATCTTTGAATGGCCTTATCTTCCTAAGTCTCGGCTGTGTCTCATCG GTGTCGCGAACGCTCTCGACCTGACTGACCGTATTTTGCCCAGACTGCAGGCGAAGCCTCACTGCAGACCGCAGCTTCTTCACTTCCCTCCCTACAGCCGCCAGGAGCTGTCCGCCATCGTCCAGGACCGACTCGCGCAG GTGTCTGGAGAAGGTGTTCTCGATGCTGCTGCTGTTCAGTTTTGTGCCCGGAAGGTGTCTGCGGTTTCAGGAGATGCCCGAAAAGCATTAGACATCTGCAG GAGAGCTGTAGAGATGGTCGAGTCTAACAACCGACCCAAAACGTCTTCCGAATCGACAAACACCACTACAAATACTAATACTAAAG CAGCACGTGTGAGTGTTCCTCAGGTGGCGCGGGTGCTGTCGGAGGTGTATGGAGACCGCATGGCCTCCAGTGTGGGGGAGGAAGGAGAAAGCTTCCCCCTGCAGCAGAAATTGCTGGTGTGCTGCCTGCTCCTGCTTACACGCAGCGGCAAGAGTCGAGAGATCCAGCTGGGAAAG CTGTGCGAGACCTACAGTAAGCTGTGCCAGCAGAGGCAGGTCAGTGGAGTGGGCCAAGGCGAGTGTCTGTCATTGTGCAGTTTACTAGAAAGCAGAGGCATCTTCTCTCTCAAGAAGGCCAAAGAAGCCCGACTCACCAAG ATCTCTCTGAAGATCGAGGAGAAGGATGTGGAGAATGCGCTGAAGGATCGTGCGTTACTTGGCAGTATCTTAGCTGGAGGCCTGCCGTAA
- the wipf2a gene encoding WAS/WASL-interacting protein family member 2 has protein sequence MPIPPPPPPGPPPPPAFSQANTSAPKLPRDEAKGRGALLSDICKGAKLKKVANANDRSAPIIEKSGGGGGGSSSGGGSGGGFGGGSGPMPMGGLFSGGVPKLRPVGDGTAGRAALRPPGSRPAVPRPTSQQANDERSSPPAQSRNPRPSLPDISKPGGGGTTKPNSSAPPPPPPFNRRGNNPPPSNSPSSGRSYGLEKPHPPPSGNRAPPPPSSARDVLAKSHSRTSSALSSALPPPPPYRQPPSVANGDPPPELPQRRNSLNRRSNGHARSQGQPPPPPAPQQSSRPPPPARDPPGRRPATQAPPLTSRNGTRDAPPPPPPPPARMQSSSAQNSHESRGRPPPLISSSRQPSSHPPPPPPMRNGHTSASRAFTDEFESKYSFHPVEDLPPPEEYRQFAKIYPSKNNKATIRGAPPAPPVGR, from the exons ATGCCTattcctccaccacctccacctgGACCTCCGCCTCCCCCTGCCTTCAGCCAG GCAAACACTAGCGCGCCCAAGCTGCCACGTGATGAAGCTAAAGGAAGAGGAGCGCTGTTGTCAGACATATGCAAAGGGGCCAAGCTGAAAAAAGTCGCAAACGCCAATGACCGAAGCGCACCTATTATTGAGA AATCTGGAGGGGGTGGAGGCGGCAGCAGTAGtggaggaggaagtggaggGGGCTTTGGTGGCGGTTCTGGACCAATGCCAATGGGAGGCCTGTTTAGTGGAGGAGTGCCTAAACTTCGTCCAGTGGGAG ACGGCACTGCTGGCAGAGCAGCACTGCGGCCTCCAGGTTCTCGTCCTGCTGTGCCTCGTCCTACGAGCCAACAAGCCAATGATGAGCGCTCCTCACCCCCTGCGCAGTCGAGGAATCCTCGTCCTTCTCTACCTGACATTTCGAAACCGGGTGGCGGCGGCACTACGAAACCCAACAGCTCagcccctcctccccctccgcCGTTCAATCGACGTGGTAATAACCCTCCTCCCAGCAACAGTCCAAGCTCTGGCCGCTCTTATGGGCTAGAGAAGCCCCACCCACCACCGAGTGGGAACAGAGCCCCTCCTCCCCCCTCATCCGCACGTGATGTCCTGGCAAAATCTCATTCTCGCACTTCATCTGCGCTTTCTTCAGCTCTACCACCCCCTCCTCCTTACCGACAGCCCCCTTCAGTGGCAAACGGTGATCCACCCCCTGAGTTGCCACAGAGGCGGAACTCGCTTAACAGGAGATCCAACGGGCACGCTCGTAGCCAAGGCCAACCCCCACCACCGCCCGCACCCCAACAAAGCAGCCGACCGCCACCGCCAGCTCGAGACCCTCCAGGACGCCGACCAG ccACCCAGGCTCCCCCCCTTACATCCCGGAACGGGACTCGTGATGcacccccccctcctcctcctcccccagCCCGCATGCAAAGTAGTAGCGCTCAAAATTCTCACGAGAGCCGAGGGAGGCCTCCACCACTCATCTCTTCCAGTCGCCAACCCTCATCacatccacctccacctccacccatGCGCAACGGACATACATCTGCCTCTAGGGCTTTCACTG ATGAGTTTGAGTCCAAGTACTCCTTCCATCCTGTTGAGGACCTGCCGCCCCCAGAAGAGTACCGACAGTTTGCAAAAATCTATCCGAGTAAAAACAATAAAG CTACTATACGAGGAGCTCCCCCTGCGCCACCTGTCGGGAGATGA